The sequence TAAGTTATTCACATTGAGAATTTTAACTCTTAAAAATTGTGAAAAATTATTCACACATTTAAAAATATCAAAGGCAAAAACGGATGAATGTAGGACAAAAAGTACTTTTTGAACTGAAAAAAGAGATCACTGAAGTAGAGTATGAACGATATATTAAAAATCTTACCTATGATACCAAACGTTCCCGGAGTAATATTGCCTATTTCAATGCTCCCAATATGATCATTGCAAAATGGATCAAAAGTAAATATACGGATAAACTGATGCATCTTTTTGAACTTCAGAACGAAATAAAACCTGAAATAGAGATCACCGTAGGTAAACAAAAAGAACAACGTTCCACACCAGCCGCAAAACAGACAAGCGAAAAAAGTCAGTCAAAAAGTACCTATCTCAACCCCTCTTTGACCTTCGAAAGTTTTATTGTAGGAGACTCCAACCAGTTTGCTTATACGACAGCGAAATCCGTAGCAGAAAAGCCCGGTAAACTCTATAACCCCCTTTTTCTCTACGGGGGTGTTGGATTGGGTAAGACCCACCTGCTTCAAGCCATAGGTAACTATCATATAGACCTGGGTAAAACCGTCATCTATACGACGCTGGAACAGTTCATGAACTCATTTACTTCACATCTTCGTTCTCAGACGATGGACAGATTTAGAGACAAATTCAGAGAGTGTGATCTTCTGCTTATAGACGATATACAGTTCCTAAGCAGAAAAGAGCAGACACAAGAGGAGTTTTTTCACACCTTTAACGAGCTCTATAACAATAATAAACAGATCGTAATTACTTCAGACAGACAACCCAATAAGATCGCCGGACTTGTCGACAGACTGAGAACCCGTTTTGAGATGGGACTCATGGCGGATATACAGCCACCGGGACTGGAGACCAAAATCGCCATTATCCAGAAAAAATGTGAACTTGACGGTATCACACTGGATAATGAAATCGTCAATTATATCGCTACACATATGGGTGACAATATACGTGAGATAGAAGGAACCATTATCAAACTCAATGCACTTTCTTCTATGCTAAACCAGGAAATAACCCTTGATTTCGCACAAAACGCCATCAAGGATCAGCTCAAAGAGAAAAAAGAAAATATTACGATAGATGAAATCGTAAAAATTATTTCAAAAGAGCTCAATATCAAACCTTCTGATATGAAATCGAAAAAACGTACCAAAAATGTGGTCAACGCAAGAAGAATTGCGATCTATTTAGCCAGAAATCTTACACCAAACTCTATGCCTCAGATCGCTGTATATTTTGGAATGAAAGACCATACAGCTATTTCACATGCGATGAAAAAAATCAATGAGATCATAGAAAGTGATGAGAATTTTAAAGTAATTTTAGAGGAGCTCTCAAACAAAGTAAATACACATACGCAAAATGAGCCGCTCTAAACAATATTTCATCATAGAAAACTTGAATAAAAAAAAGATATAATTTTAAAAGTGAATAAATGTGAATGTTGAAAAAGAGTTAGACATTCGCTTAAATAACGGTCACACAAGCAATAAAGTAGTTTTTCACATATTCATGTCACACTACTACTACCTACTAATTTTATTAAATATAAGGAGAGTCAATGAAGATAAGAGCACAAAAACAGATTATAGAATCTATACTCATTAATTTACAGCCTTTTTTAGAAAAAAAAGACGCAAGTCAAATTACCTCACATATATTGTTTACCACACAAGACAATAAATGTATTGTTAAAGCTACAGATTCTGAAATAGGTTTACAAATTGTTACTGATAATATTAGTATAGAAGCAGAAGGAGCTTTTACTGCACATGGTAAAAAACTTCTAGATATTATACGTATACTCAAAGATGATGACATTACGTTAGAAATTTTAGACAATACACTGATTATCAAACAAAAAAATTCTAAATTCAAACTTCCTACATTTGATGCCAACTCTTATCCATCATTCCCTAACATCAATGATAAACCTCAAATTTCTCTTGATTCTCTAAATTTGATTCAAAATCTTAAAAAGATCTCTCCTGCAATTGATACAAACAACCCAAAGTTTGAGCTCAACGGTGCTTTGATCAATATAAAAAATGACGGTACAGATTTGGTAGGTACAGATACCAGAAGATTGGCCATTGCAACCATACCGGGTAATAATAACGAAGCACTCTCTTTAATTGTCCCTAAAAAAGCTATTTTGGAAATCCAAAAACTTTTTTTAGACCAGATCGATATCTACTTTGATGAAACCAATCTTATTATTTCAAATGAAAATTACTATTTTTATACAAGATTGATCAATGGGAAATTCCCGGATTATGAACGTATCATTCCGGCTACAACAAAACACCAGATCACACTTCCTAAAAAAGAGATGGTTGATGCAATAAAAATGATCACCACAATTTCACAAGAGATCAAAATGACACTTTTATCTGATACTATTATTTTTAATTCGTTAAGTGCTGATAATGTAGAAGCAAAAACAGAAGTGGAACTCAATACTGGTTTAAATGATAAATTTGAACTCTCATTCAACAGTAAATATATTTTGGATTTTATTTCACAAGTCAATAAAAATGAATTTACTATTGAATTCAATGAACCGTCACTGCCATTTATTGTCAAAGACGATAATTTTATTACAATCATCATGCCGATCGTGGCATAAAAGGAAAAGCGTTATATGAGTGAAAATAAAACAAAATATATTTTTGTTACAGGTGGTGTACTTTCATCTTTAGGAAAAGGTATTACTGCTGCAAGTATAGGTACATTACTGAAGCATACAGGGCAACGTGTAGGCGTATTGAAACTTGACCCCTATATCAATGTTGACCCCGGTACCATGTCCCCATTGGAACATGGTGAGGTTTTTGTGACCAAAGACGGTGCAGAAACAGATCTCGACCTAGGTCATTATGAACGATTTTTAGATACATCGTTGACACAGAACAATAACTTTACTACAGGTCTTGTCTATAAAACAGTCATTGAAAATGAACGTAAAGGAAAGTACCTTGGTAAAACGATCCAAGTGGTTCCCCATATTGTCAATGAAATTAAAGATCGTATCGTAAAGGCAGGTGAAAATAAAGATATTCTCATCGTGGAACTGGGCGGTACGACAGGAGATATTGAAGGTTTACCGTTTTTAGAGACAATCAGACAGATGAAACATGAATTTGGTAAAACGCAGGTGATGAATATCCATGTGACCCTTTTACCTTATATCAAGGCTGCTGGAGAACTGAAGACAAAACCGACTCAGCACTCTGTACAGGAGCTTAGACGTATAGGTATTGCACCGCATATGTTAGTACTCCGTGCTGAAGTACCAGTTTCAACTGAAATCAAACGTAAAATAGCCTACTCTTGTGATGTAGATGAGGATTCCGTGATAGTTGCTGCTGATGCACCTACTATCTATCAAGTACCTTTGAACTTTTTGGATCAGGATATACTTACACCTATCTGTAAACAGTTGGATCTTGAGAACTGTAATCCCAATATGGATAAATGGAGGGATCTGGTACATAAGATCATCATGCCTAGTGACAGTATGAAAATCGCGTTCGTAGGTAAATATCTGGATCTTAAAGAGTCTTACAAGTCTTTAACAGAAGCCCTCATACATGCAGGTGCCCATCTTGATACGAAAGTGGAGATCAAATGGGTGGACAGTGAGAAGGTTGAAGATGACGGTGCCCAAAAGTACCTGAGTGACTGTGACGGTATTTTGGTTGCAGGCGGTTTTGGCGGACGCGGTGTAGAAGG is a genomic window of Sulfurovum sp. XGS-02 containing:
- the dnaA gene encoding chromosomal replication initiator protein DnaA, with translation MNVGQKVLFELKKEITEVEYERYIKNLTYDTKRSRSNIAYFNAPNMIIAKWIKSKYTDKLMHLFELQNEIKPEIEITVGKQKEQRSTPAAKQTSEKSQSKSTYLNPSLTFESFIVGDSNQFAYTTAKSVAEKPGKLYNPLFLYGGVGLGKTHLLQAIGNYHIDLGKTVIYTTLEQFMNSFTSHLRSQTMDRFRDKFRECDLLLIDDIQFLSRKEQTQEEFFHTFNELYNNNKQIVITSDRQPNKIAGLVDRLRTRFEMGLMADIQPPGLETKIAIIQKKCELDGITLDNEIVNYIATHMGDNIREIEGTIIKLNALSSMLNQEITLDFAQNAIKDQLKEKKENITIDEIVKIISKELNIKPSDMKSKKRTKNVVNARRIAIYLARNLTPNSMPQIAVYFGMKDHTAISHAMKKINEIIESDENFKVILEELSNKVNTHTQNEPL
- the dnaN gene encoding DNA polymerase III subunit beta, which gives rise to MKIRAQKQIIESILINLQPFLEKKDASQITSHILFTTQDNKCIVKATDSEIGLQIVTDNISIEAEGAFTAHGKKLLDIIRILKDDDITLEILDNTLIIKQKNSKFKLPTFDANSYPSFPNINDKPQISLDSLNLIQNLKKISPAIDTNNPKFELNGALINIKNDGTDLVGTDTRRLAIATIPGNNNEALSLIVPKKAILEIQKLFLDQIDIYFDETNLIISNENYYFYTRLINGKFPDYERIIPATTKHQITLPKKEMVDAIKMITTISQEIKMTLLSDTIIFNSLSADNVEAKTEVELNTGLNDKFELSFNSKYILDFISQVNKNEFTIEFNEPSLPFIVKDDNFITIIMPIVA
- a CDS encoding CTP synthase — its product is MSENKTKYIFVTGGVLSSLGKGITAASIGTLLKHTGQRVGVLKLDPYINVDPGTMSPLEHGEVFVTKDGAETDLDLGHYERFLDTSLTQNNNFTTGLVYKTVIENERKGKYLGKTIQVVPHIVNEIKDRIVKAGENKDILIVELGGTTGDIEGLPFLETIRQMKHEFGKTQVMNIHVTLLPYIKAAGELKTKPTQHSVQELRRIGIAPHMLVLRAEVPVSTEIKRKIAYSCDVDEDSVIVAADAPTIYQVPLNFLDQDILTPICKQLDLENCNPNMDKWRDLVHKIIMPSDSMKIAFVGKYLDLKESYKSLTEALIHAGAHLDTKVEIKWVDSEKVEDDGAQKYLSDCDGILVAGGFGGRGVEGKIQAIQYARENKIPFLGICLGMQLAMVEYARNVLGIKDATSVEFDENTPNPIIYLIDEFIDASGSKQVRTTTSPMGGTMRLGEYECETKEGSNLRAAYDSKIIYERHRHRYEANPKYREALEAKGMEITGESDGLIEAVEVKDHPWFLGVQFHPEFTSRLQNANPSILAFVNAAMQNKK